Proteins found in one Paenibacillus dendritiformis genomic segment:
- a CDS encoding FecCD family ABC transporter permease, whose protein sequence is MIEPALRLRQRLIVTSLLALIVITIVIGMGMGYASLSYDRLIPTILGQGSFKEEFVLFSVRLPRILITLLAGMGLALSGAILQGITRNDLADPGIVGINSGAGVGVAVFFLFFPVNAGSFVYMLPLVAFAAALLTACCIYLFSYKRQQGLQPIRLVLTGVGFSMALSGVMIVLISSAERAKVDFIAKWLAGNIWGTDWPFIGALLPWLLVLIPFTLYKANRLNVLALSEPVAIGLGMPLNKERLVLLFAAVALAASAVSVTGGIAFIGLMAPHIAKAMVGPRHQLFLPVAILMGGWLLLLADTIGRQLADPDGIAAGIMVAFIGAPYFIYLLLKK, encoded by the coding sequence ATGATCGAACCTGCTCTGCGCCTTAGACAGCGCCTTATCGTCACGAGCCTGCTGGCTCTTATCGTCATCACGATCGTTATCGGCATGGGAATGGGCTATGCTTCCCTGTCCTACGACAGATTGATCCCGACGATTCTCGGGCAAGGCAGCTTCAAGGAGGAGTTTGTCTTATTCTCCGTTCGTCTGCCGCGCATTCTCATCACGCTGCTGGCCGGAATGGGTCTGGCGCTGTCTGGCGCGATACTGCAAGGCATCACCCGCAATGATCTGGCTGATCCCGGCATTGTCGGCATCAACTCGGGAGCCGGCGTAGGTGTGGCCGTGTTCTTTTTATTCTTTCCGGTGAATGCCGGATCGTTCGTTTACATGCTCCCGCTGGTCGCGTTCGCGGCCGCGCTGCTTACCGCGTGCTGTATCTATCTGTTCTCTTACAAGAGACAGCAAGGCTTGCAGCCGATTCGGCTCGTCCTGACCGGCGTCGGCTTCTCCATGGCGCTGTCCGGGGTCATGATCGTCCTGATCTCCTCGGCGGAACGCGCCAAGGTCGACTTTATCGCCAAATGGCTCGCGGGGAACATCTGGGGAACGGACTGGCCGTTCATCGGGGCGCTTCTCCCCTGGCTGCTCGTCCTGATCCCGTTCACGCTGTACAAGGCGAACCGCCTGAATGTGCTTGCGCTTAGCGAGCCTGTCGCCATCGGGCTCGGGATGCCGCTGAACAAGGAACGGCTCGTCCTGCTGTTCGCCGCGGTCGCGCTGGCCGCTTCGGCGGTCTCCGTCACCGGCGGCATCGCCTTCATCGGCCTGATGGCGCCGCATATCGCCAAAGCGATGGTCGGCCCGCGGCATCAGCTCTTCCTCCCCGTCGCCATTCTGATGGGCGGCTGGCTGCTCCTGCTTGCCGACACGATCGGCCGCCAGCTGGCGGATCCCGACGGCATCGCGGCGGGCATTATGGTCGCCTTCATCGGTGCGCCGTACTTCATCTATTTGCTGCTGAAGAAGTAA
- a CDS encoding NAD-dependent deacylase — MLAKWLNESASTVVFSGAGMSTESGLQDFRSADRGMWNDRDPAALASLDAMEEHHDEFARFYRWRIGEMLKHGPNPGHRILADWERRGVIHGVITQNVENYHEQAGTSAIAKLHGDLGTLRCMTCHAQYPCTDYVEPKRLTRCVKNGCGGRVRPNIVLFGEWLPERELAQADAMLDGVELLLVLGSSLQVSPANQFPRLAKERGARLVIVNREPTPADGIADLIIRHSIGEVLRWTDAQLARLPHE; from the coding sequence ATGCTTGCAAAATGGCTGAACGAATCGGCGTCGACGGTCGTATTTTCGGGAGCGGGCATGTCGACCGAGAGCGGACTGCAGGATTTCCGGTCTGCGGACAGAGGGATGTGGAACGATCGGGACCCGGCGGCATTGGCCAGCCTGGACGCGATGGAGGAGCACCATGACGAATTCGCCCGGTTCTACCGGTGGCGCATCGGGGAGATGCTGAAGCATGGGCCGAATCCCGGGCATCGGATATTGGCCGATTGGGAGCGAAGAGGCGTGATCCACGGCGTCATCACGCAGAACGTGGAGAACTATCACGAGCAGGCCGGGACGTCGGCCATCGCGAAGCTGCACGGCGACCTGGGCACCCTCCGGTGCATGACTTGCCATGCGCAGTATCCCTGCACCGATTATGTGGAGCCGAAGCGGCTGACCCGCTGCGTCAAGAACGGCTGCGGCGGGCGGGTGCGCCCGAATATCGTGCTGTTCGGGGAATGGCTGCCGGAGCGGGAGCTTGCCCAGGCCGATGCGATGCTGGACGGCGTGGAGCTGCTTCTCGTCCTCGGCTCCTCGCTGCAGGTCAGTCCAGCCAATCAATTCCCGAGGCTGGCCAAGGAGCGCGGCGCCCGGCTGGTCATTGTGAACCGGGAGCCGACCCCTGCGGATGGAATAGCCGATCTGATTATCCGCCATTCGATTGGCGAGGTGCTGCGCTGGACGGATGCGCAGCTTGCGCGGCTTCCGCACGAGTAA
- a CDS encoding RCC1 domain-containing protein, with amino-acid sequence MGIYRKESGHRPVKKAGKRIDVMVKAVLIAAVVMLAAFPYGHPSPVQAGAKTITIQQALHNQKKLAAANAHYMAVNSDGSVKTWGQRLKGEPSVPKKLRDVVAVTSSRNAAFALKKDGTIAQWGSGSGLHSSHSGTDLSKIKDAVSISANLGTLFIVHRNGKVSYYHHINDGGNGKLSIPAGLKNVADVSSGPYHVLALKKDGTVAAWGKNYEGMAKVPPGLNNVAAVAAGSSVSAALRKDGTAVAWGNGFPKGKIHEAPYRDIVGLSAGFSEIYLLRADGSLAVWREQTISPIAGLPKLMAISVQGEDGLLGMTMDGSVMQLDVPRQVQLPDHSATGIVSLSSNYAEYAVVHQDGTVSTWSRYRASESGKSPAAATDIAAISLSSNKHALALKRDGTVVSWGSNEQGEANVPVGLNDVMVVAAGYQYSLALRKDGTVATWGSDKFNDITGAAGLTDVAAIAAGAPNLALKRDGTVVAWGYAAHKFPEGIPASVAIANAGGSFSAALHVDGSITVWDDSRNIVTINDFRDREQEVTSIHLGNGGELWVLLKDGSAVAFHCSTGAELQRIGKDIHLVQVSGDIGIRSNGELVPLEPYLNGR; translated from the coding sequence ATGGGCATATATCGGAAGGAATCCGGACATCGGCCTGTAAAAAAAGCGGGGAAGCGAATCGATGTCATGGTGAAGGCGGTTCTCATTGCGGCGGTCGTCATGCTGGCGGCATTTCCTTACGGCCATCCGTCGCCAGTGCAGGCGGGAGCGAAGACAATCACGATTCAGCAAGCGCTGCACAACCAAAAAAAGCTGGCTGCGGCCAATGCACATTATATGGCGGTGAATAGCGACGGTTCGGTAAAGACATGGGGCCAACGGCTCAAGGGCGAACCGTCGGTTCCGAAGAAGCTGCGCGATGTCGTGGCCGTTACTTCATCGCGTAACGCGGCGTTCGCACTCAAAAAAGATGGCACGATCGCGCAATGGGGTTCGGGTTCGGGTCTCCATTCCTCGCACAGCGGCACAGACTTGTCCAAAATAAAGGATGCGGTGTCGATATCGGCCAATCTGGGGACCTTGTTCATCGTCCACCGGAACGGCAAGGTAAGCTACTACCACCATATCAATGACGGAGGAAACGGAAAGCTCTCCATTCCGGCCGGCTTGAAGAATGTAGCGGATGTGTCTTCGGGACCGTATCATGTGCTTGCCTTGAAAAAGGACGGAACGGTTGCGGCATGGGGGAAGAATTATGAAGGAATGGCCAAGGTGCCGCCAGGACTGAACAACGTAGCGGCGGTCGCGGCAGGAAGCAGCGTGTCCGCCGCGCTTCGGAAGGACGGCACGGCGGTAGCGTGGGGCAACGGATTTCCGAAGGGGAAGATCCATGAAGCGCCCTATCGGGACATCGTAGGCCTGTCTGCGGGCTTCAGCGAGATTTATTTGCTGCGGGCCGACGGTTCATTGGCGGTATGGAGAGAACAAACGATTTCCCCAATCGCAGGTCTGCCGAAGCTAATGGCGATCTCGGTTCAGGGCGAAGACGGGCTGCTCGGCATGACCATGGACGGATCGGTCATGCAGTTGGATGTTCCGCGGCAGGTGCAGCTTCCGGATCATTCCGCGACCGGGATTGTCTCGCTCTCCTCCAATTACGCGGAGTATGCCGTGGTTCATCAGGACGGCACGGTATCGACGTGGTCACGGTACCGGGCGTCGGAATCGGGCAAGAGTCCGGCCGCAGCGACCGATATTGCGGCGATATCGCTCTCCTCGAACAAGCATGCCTTGGCTCTGAAGCGGGACGGCACGGTGGTCTCCTGGGGCAGTAATGAGCAAGGAGAAGCTAATGTGCCCGTCGGCCTGAACGATGTTATGGTGGTGGCTGCCGGCTATCAATATTCTCTTGCCTTGCGGAAGGACGGTACGGTCGCCACGTGGGGGAGCGACAAATTCAATGATATCACCGGAGCGGCAGGGCTGACCGATGTCGCCGCCATTGCCGCCGGAGCGCCGAATCTGGCCCTGAAGCGAGACGGGACCGTTGTAGCCTGGGGATATGCCGCGCACAAGTTTCCAGAGGGGATTCCCGCATCCGTTGCGATAGCGAATGCCGGCGGTTCGTTCTCGGCCGCATTGCATGTGGACGGTTCGATTACGGTATGGGATGATTCCCGTAATATCGTAACAATCAATGACTTCCGGGATCGGGAGCAGGAGGTAACATCGATCCATCTGGGGAATGGAGGCGAACTGTGGGTGCTGTTGAAGGATGGTTCGGCCGTTGCGTTTCATTGTTCTACCGGCGCTGAGCTGCAGCGCATCGGCAAGGATATCCATCTGGTTCAAGTGTCCGGCGATATCGGAATTCGGAGCAACGGGGAACTGGTTCCGCTCGAACCTTATTTGAATGGACGATAA
- a CDS encoding alanine/glycine:cation symporter family protein yields the protein MEFIYDIISFNNTFWSYVLIVILIAAGLYFTFRTKFVQFRMAGEMVRLLGEGASSSKKGQGGVSSFGAFCISTASRVGTGNLAGVALAIATGGPGAVFWMWLIALIGSATAFIESTLAQIYKVKDKGGFRGGPAYYMEKGLNKRWMGVLFAVLITICYGLVFNSVQANTLSLALESAYGMDRFWVGVVVAALTGFVIFGGVHRIVKASEYLVPVMAGGYVLLALYIVVTNLSELPAVIGLIVRSAFGFEQVAGGGLGAAIMMGIKRGLFSNEAGMGSAPNAAAAADVTHPAKQGLVQALGVFVDTLLVCSATAFIVLFSSAYGAEDLTGIELVQAALANHIGGWAVSFIAIAVFLLAFSSLVGNYYYGETNIEFIKSSKTWLFLYRLAVVGMVLFGSVAKVAIVWDLADLFMAFMAITNLIAIVLLGRIAFDALKDYQEQKRQGRNPVFHLSHFQSLRNVECWGEPNEPDLK from the coding sequence TTGGAATTTATCTACGATATTATTTCTTTTAACAATACGTTTTGGTCTTATGTATTGATTGTGATTTTGATTGCGGCAGGCTTGTACTTCACGTTCAGAACGAAGTTCGTCCAATTTAGAATGGCGGGCGAGATGGTTCGCTTATTGGGTGAAGGCGCAAGCAGCTCCAAGAAAGGACAAGGCGGGGTATCCTCGTTCGGCGCATTTTGCATCAGCACGGCTTCCCGGGTAGGCACGGGGAACCTGGCGGGGGTAGCGCTCGCGATTGCCACGGGCGGCCCGGGAGCCGTCTTCTGGATGTGGCTTATCGCCTTGATTGGATCGGCTACCGCGTTCATCGAATCGACGCTGGCGCAAATCTATAAGGTGAAGGACAAGGGCGGCTTCCGCGGCGGACCGGCTTACTATATGGAGAAAGGGCTGAACAAACGCTGGATGGGCGTGCTGTTCGCCGTTCTCATCACGATATGCTACGGCCTTGTATTCAACTCCGTGCAAGCGAACACGCTCTCCCTGGCCTTGGAAAGCGCCTATGGCATGGATCGCTTCTGGGTGGGCGTCGTTGTCGCTGCCCTCACCGGATTTGTCATTTTTGGCGGCGTTCATCGAATCGTGAAGGCTTCCGAATATTTGGTGCCCGTTATGGCGGGCGGGTATGTGCTTCTTGCCCTCTATATTGTGGTTACCAATCTGTCGGAGCTTCCTGCGGTGATCGGACTTATTGTCCGGAGCGCATTTGGCTTCGAGCAGGTGGCCGGCGGCGGATTGGGCGCTGCGATTATGATGGGGATTAAGCGGGGGCTGTTCTCCAATGAAGCGGGAATGGGAAGCGCTCCGAATGCCGCAGCAGCGGCCGACGTCACCCATCCGGCGAAGCAGGGCTTGGTTCAAGCTCTGGGCGTGTTTGTGGACACGCTGTTGGTGTGCAGCGCAACCGCTTTTATCGTTCTGTTCTCCAGCGCGTACGGCGCTGAAGATCTGACGGGTATTGAGCTTGTTCAGGCCGCGTTGGCCAATCATATCGGCGGCTGGGCCGTTAGCTTCATCGCGATTGCCGTGTTCCTTCTCGCCTTCAGTTCACTCGTGGGCAACTATTATTACGGGGAGACGAATATTGAGTTCATCAAGAGCAGTAAAACATGGCTGTTCCTTTATCGTCTTGCCGTGGTGGGCATGGTTCTGTTCGGGTCCGTTGCCAAGGTCGCGATCGTATGGGATTTGGCCGATCTGTTCATGGCGTTCATGGCGATTACGAACCTGATTGCCATTGTGTTGCTGGGCCGAATCGCGTTCGACGCGCTGAAGGATTACCAGGAGCAGAAGCGTCAGGGCCGCAACCCGGTCTTCCATCTCTCTCATTTCCAATCGCTTCGCAATGTCGAATGCTGGGGAGAACCAAACGAACCCGATCTCAAATAA
- the def gene encoding peptide deformylase, which produces MAERAILPFGDPILRKVAKPVDELTPRIIKLLDDMVETLYASDGRAGLAAPQVGVLRRVIVMDCGEGLIELINPEIVELSGEQDGVEACLSFPGYYGHVKRANEVTITSLDREGKPFMLKGEGYLARCIQHEIDHLNGVLFVDHVKDRWLYHEKTKQKIALLDVIRLTNQGS; this is translated from the coding sequence ATGGCAGAACGTGCGATATTGCCTTTCGGGGACCCTATATTGCGCAAGGTGGCCAAGCCCGTAGATGAACTGACGCCGCGAATCATCAAGCTGCTGGATGATATGGTGGAGACGCTGTATGCCAGCGACGGACGCGCCGGTCTCGCCGCGCCGCAGGTCGGGGTTCTGCGTAGAGTCATCGTGATGGATTGCGGCGAAGGCTTAATCGAGCTGATCAATCCTGAGATTGTGGAATTAAGCGGGGAGCAGGATGGAGTGGAAGCCTGTTTGTCCTTTCCCGGCTATTACGGACATGTGAAGAGGGCGAATGAGGTCACCATTACGAGTCTGGACCGGGAAGGAAAGCCCTTCATGTTGAAGGGGGAAGGATATCTTGCGCGCTGCATTCAGCATGAGATTGATCATCTGAATGGCGTGCTGTTCGTGGATCATGTGAAGGACAGATGGTTGTATCATGAGAAAACGAAGCAAAAAATAGCGCTGCTGGATGTGATTCGGTTAACCAATCAAGGGTCGTAG